GCGAGGCACGCATACCAGTGTGCCAACAAGGTTGGGTGGCTGTCCCCACAGCATACTCCCATGTGGTGGAGAACACCGCCTTCTTCGGGGACGTCGTCCTGCGCTTCCCCAAGATTGTGCACCATTACTTCGACCGCAACTCCAACTGGAACAGCCTCATCCGCTGGGGCATCGGCTTCTGCAACCTGACAGGCGTGTTTGAGCAGGGACCCCACTCCCAGGTCCTGGGGCTGGTACggctcccagtgtcccccccctccactgccttccctttctGCTGTCAGGTCTGGAGTGTGAGGTTTTTGGGTTAAAAGGAGGGCGGGGGGGTGTACCCCACATCTGAGGGatgtccttgtgctgagggatgggggaagagcaCAGAGGGGGCTGATGAGGAGAAGGGGACCCCCGTCATGGGTGGGTGCAAGTGGGAGGCACCACTCCCCGACGCGGTCTccactctgctctgcagatGGCTCAGGAGCTGGGAATCAGTGAGAAATCGCCCGATTACCGCAATCCCTTTAAAACGGACCACTCTGAGGTAAGACAGCAATGCCACCAGCTTGCCCCGTGGGCTTCTCCATCCCATTGTGGCTCCAGGCATCCAGCTGGGAAGGGAATGGGTGGCTTGGTGGGAAACAGCCAAAAACCCCCAGTATGGAGGAAGCTTGGACGAAACGCATGCATCAAATTCCCCGGCTGGACTGCGGTTGGCTTTGGGTACCCCATGCTGTCTCCCTGCTCCTGTGGCCACCTGCCCATGGGAGCATTGGGACCCCATTCGCCCTGTGCCGCATCCAGCCTCGAGCCCCCTGGCACCATGGGGCTTGCTTGATGattttggtgggtttgtggggGTTGTGCATCCAGGAGGCTGCGAGGGTTCCCCGGTGCTGACCCCCTGCTGTCACCCTGCAGTTTTTCCCCAGTGCCGACACCTTCCAGAAGGCGCTGCGGGAGGAGGAGAAGcggaggaagaaggaggagaagcGGAAGGAGATACGCAAGGGCCCACGCATCTCCCGCTCGCAGTCGGAGCTGTAGCATGCGGGGACTTGTGCCTCGCGGTGGGGGCGACGCTGGCGGGACGCAGAGTGACTCGCTCCCTCTCGGCAGCCTCGGGCTGGTGCCCAGCAGTCCCCTTTCCGTTTGTGccgtgggttttgttttgttgccttTCCCTTTCATTCGGCAGGGGCCAGGTGGTGGTGCCGCTGGTTTGCCCcaacagggctggggggagctgaAGTGGGGTACCCCTTCCTCAGAGCCAAAGCACAGATGGGAAGGCAGCTGAGCCATCCCCTGGGCTTGTTGGGGTGCTGCCACCTGTGATGGGGTAGGGCAAGGGGGACACACTGTGGCTGAGCCCCACAGGGAGCCCTCCCCTCCGCAGCACAGGTTGTCCCCTGCTGAACGTGCCTCCTCTGTCGTGGGTGGGCTGGAGTGGGCGTCATGCCAAACAGCCTCATGAGCAATGCTGCTTCTCtcagttttggtttatttttaagccGATGATCTCATTAGCACCCCCTACCCGGTTATACCTGGTCTCTGCCCAGCTGCTACCTCTGCCAGATcagctctcccttcttcccGATGGCTGTTTAATGGAGCACTGTGGTTGAAAAGGCCGATGGCACCGGTTCCCAGCCTGACAGCATCCCACTCTCCCTGGGCGGCCACCGCAGCACATCCCCACAGGCAGGCAAACATGCAGTGAATTTTTGGGAAGGAGGGATTTCAGCTCTTGGCCCTCTTTGCAGGCGATGTGTGCCTGTAGTGCGATCACCGCTGATGCTGGAGGTGCAGGGGGACCAGCCCTGAACTGCTGTGAGCCTGTCCTGCCTTCCACGTCTTGCCTATGCCGTCCTGCCCCCACCTCTCCGGTGTAGGGCTCAGCCTTTCTAATTTAGTCGCCCAAACCCCCTTCTCAAGGGGACGGCCAGCTACAGGCATGTGGGGACAGCAGGGCTGAAGCAGCGAAGGAGCCAGCTGATGGGCTGCAACCGTCTGTTGGGCATCTGGGCTGCAGTGGGAGCAGAGGTGAGCCCCTGCCTCTTCTCGTGGTTGCTGATGCACTCACACCAGAGGAGGCTCTTGCAGAGGGACCATCCCTGAGAACTGGgcactctgtgctgggctggggacacTGTGGCCTTCAGGAAAGGGGAAATGTCCCGAATTTTTGACTGTGGAGCCAGGTCTGGCCAGCTGAGGGGTGGCaatgggtgttttgtttttcttgaataaaattgactttttcttttcttttttttttttttatttaagtaaaagACGCCTGCCTCTTGCTCCTGTTCCTGGTGGGAACGGGCATCGGGTCTGGCCCCTTGGGAGGCAAGGGTCCGTGGGGAgctgcagagggatggggaTTCTAATGGAGGAGAAGCGCCGTCTTCCACCTGCTGTTTCCCGCTTCAGCCGGACTTGGGgtgccagctctgccccagccgGGTTTTCCGTGGGCAGAGGGGGAGCCGGGCAGCGCTCCCCACCGCTCCCACGCGTGTTCGCTGTGCTCGGCGCCGAGCGTCGCTCCCCGCCGGCCTCCGCCCCCCTCATGAATATTCTAATCAGGAGGGCGGGGGAGAGAGGGGCGGGGCGCCCCATGCTAATCGCAAGCTGCTGATCGCTGACGCGCAATCACACCACGCGCTGCCGCGGCCGTCGATTGGCCGGCGGCGACCTGGTCTCATTGACAACAAACCGCGGGGGGCGCGCGCGCCGCTGCCGTGGCGGCGGGCAGGTGGTGGGCGGGGCCGCCGGCTCGGCCGGGGCGGACCCAAGATGGCGCGGGGTCGGCGGCGCTCGCCGGCAGCCTCCGCTTGAGCGCCCGGGGCGGCGGTGGCGTGGGGGGGTTCATGCGCCGGTGGGCCCGGCCACGGCGGGCCCCTGCGCGATGGAGGGAGGCGAGCTGGGCGCGGAGAACATGGAGACCCTGACCGAGCTGGGCGACGAGCTCACCCTGGGCGACATCGACGGTAGGCGCCGCGgaaggtgggggtggggaggcgGCGCGCGTGGGCTCCCCCCACGCAGGGTGTGCGTGTGTTTGCATCCACGCTTGTCCGCGAGAGcctggggctgatggtgccgcCTGGGAGGTGGGGTGTGTGGGTGGAGTGGTTCTTGGGTCTCGCTGCGTGGGGTCTCCCTCCAGAGTGGGGACGCAGGGAGGCCGCGCCGGTTTGGCTCTGCTGCGTGGGGTACGCTTCCAGCGCGCGTGGAGGCGGGGGGTGAGCGCGGGGAATCCCCCGTCCCGGCTGGGTAgaggtgaggggtggggggtgcggGGCGCGTCCCGCCGGGCAGCGCTCGCTTGGTGAGCGGCCACGCGTGTCTTCCCGCGTGGCACTGGCAGCCCGTGGCCAGCCCCGCCTGGGGAGCGCTTCTGAGCGACTTTCATGGGGCTGACCCACGCCGCGGGACGTCGAGGCAGTAACCGCAAGAAACCGCGTGGGGGACCGagcccttttttccccacccgTGGCCACTGCCGGCACGGGAGAGGGTTGGAGAAGGTAATTGTCgtgcctctctcctcctgcctcagaCCCGTGGGTTAAACGGTGTGGCCCGGGATTCCCCTCGTGTTTCCTCGTGGCTCTCTCAAAGTCGGTGCTAAACGATtgctggagctgtgctgccACTAGCACCCGTGGGAGGAAGCTGTGCCTGGAAGCCGTGCCTCCTCGCCGTCCTCCACCGAAACAGACGTAACTGcttaaatttccctttttttcccccccatgtCATCCTAAAACTTCACCGCATCGACGCCAGAGCTCAGACCTGTGAGAAAATCCCCGCTTTCCATGGGATTGCAGCAAAGCGAAGCGCCTGCGATGCCTTACTTTGGGTTTCCCAAATAGCTCCTGAAAACTCACCAGAAATGTAGTTTCTGGGTGAGCCCTGCGGTAGTCTGGGGACGGGGACCTGGTTCGGCCCCCCTGCTCGGCTCGGTTGTGATCCCAAACAGAGCTCGGCTTTGGGGGTGTGATGCCTAAAGCATCCGTGTTCAGCAGTTAGGAGATAAAATTAAACTAGTGCTTTTAGGTTTCTAATGGCGATTGATTTGCAGTGTAGTTAGGGGGCAAAATTGATACctcttcattgttttctttgtcGTATGTAAAAGAAGAATATACCTTATGGGAATGTAAAGGGCTTAGTTATCGCTCATAAAATTGATGGTACAAATTGGAGGTGGTGTTTACTCCTGTTTAAGCACGATGTAATGACTTCTGGGGATCCATGTGGAAACGGAGAAAAATTCTGACGAACCCAGAGCTGGCTTTGAACCGCCATGTGCCGGGAGAGGTGTGATTCAGAGCGATGAGTAACTTAGGAGAAAGCTTTGCCTTCTTCCCCGGCTCCTGGGGTGGATTTTCCTGAGGGTGGGGGAAGCACATGACAATtatgggtttggtttgtttttttttttttagtactcTGACGTGGATTTATCTCAGGGTTTGAAATTCTGAAAGGtttttgatttgctttttaagTCATCTTGTTGGCAGGTCCCAATGTTCCTCTCCCGTTCAGGCTGAGGGACCCTTGCCACCTGCTGCACGGCTTTTGATTTTCCGTGGTGGAGGAGGAATGACACCCGTCTGGCGGGTGCACCGAATGCTCTGGGATGCCCCAGTGCTCGCTGGGGTTGTGCTCCAGGATGGGCCGTGAGGCTGGTCGGGGGATCCCGGTGCTGAGCTGGAGGTGtctggctctgcctgctccgCCAGCTGTGGGCCGTCCTGCATGGCCACAGACACCTCCTTGCTGGAAGGGCACTGCCTGGTGCTGCCTTACCCTAGGGGTAACTCTGGAGAGTGAGGTCTGAGTCGGTCATGGGTGCGAAGCACATCTGGGTTCAGGATGGAGGGGTTGTTTCTGCCGAGGTTGGGATCCCTGCCGCTTTGTGTTCCTCAAAGCGCGGCGTCTCTCTAGCAGCGTGAGGAAGAGTAGCCCGTGTGCAGGCTCTGAGCTACCATCTGGGAGGGGCAGCTAAAGCCCAGCCCTTGCCTTTCTGCCAGGTATTTGGGTGCTGGGCTGACGCCAGCAGCAGGAGTCCTCGGTGGGCTTGGTTTTGTAATACCTTGTTGATGTTTTTAGCGCTGGGCTGGGCTAGTTTTCTGCAGTTACATCTCATTCTGCATTAGGGACTGAGAACTCTTTGTGCAGGTGATCTGGTGATGATGGGTTTATCACTGATAGCTGTCCTCCAAAAGCACCCGAGCTCTCTAACAGTTAATGCAGACGCTTGCTCTGTTCTCTGAGTAGGCGaagatgttttaaaaggaagaggTTCAGCTTTTGGATGTTGctgtttctcctgctttttgttttccttgtgttgCTGCTAGGAAAACTGTTGGGCACTTTAAAAGAAGGTTTGATCCCCTGGCAGTCTAATTTTTAAGAACTAATCTTTAGACTTTTTTGCATTTAGTCAAAGTTCAGCCTATGTTAAAGATATAATTTAACTTGTGAGAGCAAAACTAGTTTCTCTTAACAAGGTATTAAATCTGCTGAGTTGAACAcaatgttctttaaaatacagtacCTGAAATTTGGCTCTTTCACTGGAATTTGTTCTTCAAGAGCAAATCTTgtctgttttatatttattccCCACTTGCAGTAGTGCTGTCTGATAGTGAAATAGCAGTGCCATCAAATGAAGAGGTTGAGAAGTACACAGTTGGGGATTATCAACTTTATCGTGTTGGGGGTTATTTGGGATTGTCTTTGCTGCATTGGTCGGAGGATGAAAAGCTACTTAATACCCATCTAGATGTTATGCAGAagtgttaatttttaaacagcCCTCCTTGCTCCAGTGGTGTTTTGTGCAAGTTTACTGAGgcattgcattaaaaaaaaacaccaaaaacttTTGTTCATCTAGTTAAAAGGAGAAGAGACAAAGGTTTGGTCTGGCTGGTCCCCAAGGGTGGCTGCAGCTCCGTGCTAGGAGACCCATGCATCACGTCTTCTCCCAAGCTCCTCTGTCCAACAGACACGAGTTCTTAAGAGCAATGGTTGTGGTCAGTGCTTAAATGTACGTCAGGGTGTGGAGAGATTGCTGTCGGAAGGGAAGAAGAGTAGTATTGTAGAAATAATGGCGAAACGTTTGTCGAGGGAGCAAGAGGCTTGGAGGAAGATCCCTTTGCTCTGTCTCAGGAGTGTCAGACAAATTAATTGGATAATGCGTGGGTGGCATTTTTGAGAAGCAAATTAATAGCTGTTTTATAGCTGGCGCAATTTCCACAGAAACATCTTGTGAAAAGTTTGCTGCTTTGAACCCCCTTCATAAACCACAGTAGCATCATCCTTTGGGTTTGTGGATGAGAAAGCCCCTGATATAAGGAGCTctttgctatatttttcctataaATCAGAAATCTATTTTCTACTTTCTAaaaccaattttatttttcaattgtAAACCCTCCATTATCTTTGTGGATCtgttcccttctttttttccccctgcttccagaaaaaaataaaaaaggctttcAGCAAACAGTGGAAGAGCCAGTGTAGCGTGGGCCCGtcctggggtggggaaggatgTCTGACTCCTCACACCACCGCCCACACACAGATCAAGGAAAGCGTTCAGGTGGCTTGGGGTGCATAATTGGATTAAATTGGATTAGACAGAGGGAAGAAGAAGCTTCACTTATGAACAATGATCTTATGGTTGTGAAATTTTTTCCtcgggggggtggtggtggtagccATAGTGTTGTGGTAAGAACCTCCTGATGTGGGCTAATAAAATCCTGGAGAAGGTGGGATGGAGAGAAACTGCTGTGCAGTGACTGCAGGCAGGGGATAAATaggcaaaaaaccaaaaacaaaacaaaaaacccactaaaaaaaaaaaacaccaaaaaagttATTCCAGTGGTTTAAACACATGCATGGATTTCTCCTGCTACTGTTCTAGAAATTGTTGTTTCCTgcagtgttttttccccaatttcTGGTACACttgaaagtaaaacaaacttACAATGAATTCTTACaccatttcttcattttccaggTAGTCAGTGGGGTAGGAGGGATAGGGGACTTGAAGCCACCCTAAAAGTTGGGTGGAAGAATGGTTAGTGCTAGAATCATGGAGGTGCTTggtttctt
The Phalacrocorax aristotelis chromosome 1, bGulAri2.1, whole genome shotgun sequence DNA segment above includes these coding regions:
- the CCDC134 gene encoding coiled-coil domain-containing protein 134 isoform X1 encodes the protein MDFLLIWPFLLALLLPWGSFADLEKQRVDSGLEIYKKLFEVKRKDQMNALKNLIELNDVNQQYKIIDIMLKGLFKVLEDSRAVLIAADVPPDGPFPQDEKIKDAYSHVVENTAFFGDVVLRFPKIVHHYFDRNSNWNSLIRWGIGFCNLTGVFEQGPHSQVLGLMAQELGISEKSPDYRNPFKTDHSEFFPSADTFQKALREEEKRRKKEEKRKEIRKGPRISRSQSEL
- the CCDC134 gene encoding coiled-coil domain-containing protein 134 isoform X2; this translates as MDFLLIWPFLLALLLPWGSFADLEKQRVDSGLEIYKKLFEVKRKDQMNALKNLIELNDVNQQYKIIDIMLKGLFKVLEDSRAVLIAADVPPDGPFPQDEKIKDAYSHVVENTAFFGDVVLRFPKIVHHYFDRNSNWNSLIRWGIGFCNLTGVFEQGPHSQMAQELGISEKSPDYRNPFKTDHSEFFPSADTFQKALREEEKRRKKEEKRKEIRKGPRISRSQSEL